The nucleotide window tggtggtattatgtgggcacagggggtttattatatgtatggtggtattatgtgggcacaggggGGATATtatatgtatggtggtattatgtgggcacaggggGGATATtatatgtatggtggtattatgtgggtacaggGGGGATATtatatgtatggtggtattatgtgggcacaggggGGATATtatatgtatggtggtattatgtgggcacagggggtatattatatgtatggtggtattatgtgggtacaggGGGGATATtatatgtatggtggtattatgtgggcacagggggtatattatatgtatggtggtattatgtgggcacagggggtatatatatgtatggtggtattatgtgggcacaggggGGATATtatatgtatggtggtattatgtgggcacagggggtatatatatgtatggtggtattatgtgggcacagggggtatattatatgtatggtggtattatgtgggcacagggggtatattatatgtatggtggtattatgtgggcacagggggtatattatatgtatggtggtattatgtgggcacagggggtatattatatgtatggtggtattatgtgggcacagggggtttattatatgtatggtggtattatgtgggcacagggggtatattatatgtatggtggtattatgtgggcacagggggtatattatatgtatggtggtattatgtgggcacagggggtttattatatgtatggtggtattatgtgggcacagggggtatattatatgtatggtggtattatgtgggcacagggggtatattatatgtatggtggtattatgtgggcacagggggtatattatatgtatggtggtattatgtgggcacagggggtatattatatgtatggtggtattatgtgggcacagggggtatatatatgtatggtggtattatgtgggcacagggggtatattatatgtaatgtggtattatgtgggcacagggggtatattatatgtatggtggtattatgtgggcacagggggtttattatatgtatggtggtattatgtgggcacagggggtatattatatgtatggtggtattatgtgggcacagggggtatattatatgtatggtggtattatgtgggcacagggggtatattatatgtatggtggtattatgtgggcacagggggtatattatatgtatggtggtattatgtgggcacagggggtatatatatgtatggtggtattatgtgggcacagggggtatattatatgtaatgtggtattatgtgggcacagggggtatattatatgtatggtggtattatgtgggcacaggggGGATATtatatgtatggtggtattatgtgggcacagggggtatattatatgtatggtggtattatgtgggcacaggggGGATATtatatgtatggtggtattatgtgggcacagggggtatattatatgtatggtggtattatgtgggcacaggggGGATATtatatgtatggtggtattatgtgggcacagttagggggtatattatatgtatggtggtattatgtgggcacagttagggggtatattatatgtatggtggtattatgtgggcacagttagggggtatattatatgtatggtggtattatgtgggcacagggggtatattatatgtatggtggtattatgtgggcacagggggtatattatatgtatggtggtattatgtgggcacagggggtatattatatgtatggtggtattatgtgggcacagttagggggtatattatatgtatggtggtattatgtgggcacagttagggggtatattatatgtatggtggtattatgtgggcacagttagggggtatattatatgtatggtggtattatggggGGATATTATTTAGGTTATGCATTATTTGCCATTACTGAGTGAGCGCTTTACTTTTCTCTTTGCCATAGCGCTCTAGTCCATTCTATGCCCCCGTGTACACTCATCACAGTGCGGTCACATCACACATCGCCCGCTCCGCTCTCCGCACACTGACCTTGCCTCTCTCCCCCCGGCATGCAGGAACACAGCTGTCGGCTGCACAGCTCCCCTGACAGCCGGAAGTACAAGCATGCGGTCCAGTAAAGCTCCCCTGACAGCCGGAAGTACAAGCATGCGGTCCAGGACAGCTCCCCTGACAGCCGGAAGTACAAGCATGCGGTCCAGCACTGACTCCACCAATAAGAACTTACGGCTCATACTGAAATCGAGGCGTGAAATTCGCCGTCATTCTCCTTGGCTAATTAAAGTAGGCGTGGCCTCTCGCTTCTTCCCACCAATCATACTCCAGTACTAATATCTGCTTTTACCCATTCTCTTTCTGAGTTTTCTCAGGGAACTACACATCCCATGATGCTTTGTAGTCTCGTGGTGTATAGAGGAAGAGAATTGTCTACATGCTGATCTGTGCCGTTTGCCAGTGCTGTTTATAACAGTTGCAATATCCGTGCAGAGTACAACAAGCTGCAGGTCAGTGCTGCGGTGTAATAACAGGACAGGTCGGTGCTGCAGCGTAATAACAGGACAGGTCGGTGCTGCGGCGTAATAACAGGACTGGTCGGTGCTGCGGCGTAATAACAGGACGGGTCGGTGCTGCGGCGTAATAACAGGACGGGTCGGTGCTGCGGCGTAATAACAGGACGGGTCGGTGCTGCGGCGTAATAACAGGACGGGTCGGTGCTGCGGCGTAATAACAGGACGGGTCGGTGCTGCGGCGTAATAACAGGACAGGCCGGTGCTGCGGCGTAATAACAGGACGGGTCGGTGCTACGGCGTAATAACAGGTCGGGTCGGTGCTGCGGCGTAATAACAGGACAGGCCGGTGCTGCGGCGTAATAACAGGACGGGTCGGTGCTGCGGCATAATAATAGGTCGGGTCAGTGCTGCGGCGTAATAACAGGACAGGCCGGTGCTGCGGCGTAATAACAGGACGGGTCGGTGCTACGGCGTAATAACAGGTCGGGTCGGTGCTGCGGCGTAATAACAGGACAGGCCGGTGCTGCGGCGTAATAACAGGACGGGTTGGTGCTGCAGGTTAGTAGGAATAACAGTAAACATGGCTGCGGTATTGCACAACACATTTCCAGGTTTCTGGACACagatatgtttttctaatccttcaAGTTTGAGATTTTAGTATAATGATGTCGTTTTCTCTTTATGATTTTTACTTTCTATACTCCAGGTGTAAATGCCGGTGACGATACTGTACAGCAGCTGGCACTGCCCGGATATTGCCAACCTTTATTGTAAACCTCCTCCTATCCCCAGTCTTGGACTTGAGAAGGGTCTATGGCCGGGATGGGCGACCTACTGTAGACTGGAGGAGCTAATGAGACCACCAAGAAGAACTTCCATAGACCTCAAGAATACAACAAGTCCGATTCCAGCACATTTCTGGGCTACATTGGTCGTATGGTTTGGCCGGTCTATAGAAGAAGGTCGTCCTCTGTCTTCCTAGGGATACTATGGAGTTGGAAAAGGATCTTCAGATGAATGAAAATATGCACAATCGGGACAGTAAGAAAGTGGAAATGTGTGAACAGGTGGACCTCGCCGATTACTCAGATGCTCAGAACGATAGCATCGAAACGTCTTCGAGTGACACCAATGAGCCTCCCGAGTCTGTTGAGGATAACAATGGAGAGATCCGTCATGTCTGCTCCTTGTGCGGGAAGACATTCAAGCAGATCGGCCATTTaaatagacataaaaaaaatcacaacctGAAGAATTTTCTCAAATGTCTCGAATGTTCGAAAAGTTTCCGTGATCAGAGAGCACTGGAGGTCCATCACCGAGTCCACACCGGAGAGAAGCCTTATAGGTGCCCCGAGTGTGAGAAGACCTTTGTGAACCAGTCCCACCTCGCAGCCCATAAGAGAAGCCACACCGGGGTGAAACCCTACACGTGCCCTGTATGTGATCAGAGTTTTACTTATTCATCGACTTCAAAGAGGCATCAACAAACTCACAGCGGGGACAGGCCGCACAAGTGCACCGAATGCCCGAAAGCATTCAGTCGAAAAACCCACCTGGAGCGGCACTTGATGATCCACACGGGGGACAAACCCTATAAATGTGTCaaatgtgggaaaagattcaataGGAAAAGTACCTTAGATACACATTATAGAGTCCATTCGAAGAAGAGACCCCAAGCGGACCCCGAGTGTTCTGATTCAACGGACAATTCTGATGATTGGTGAATGTGCTGTCCAAGAAGATTGGTAAAGAGCGTCTCCCTCTTGAGTCGTCTTCTTCTGTCCAGCTCTCGATAATGATATGGCCACCACTACATAGGTTTCCCACCTAAATTTAGCGTAGCGATAATTGTGTTCATATCGCAACCTGGTGAAATAGTAATCAatgaattaaaataattttatggTAATTTCTACTTTAAAAGCTTATAGGGTGGAAGTGGTTGTCCAGGTTCGGGCCAGTTTTTTAtatggatgacctatccacaggacagttcatcagcatatgatcgcgggggtccgacacccggatcccACAACGATCAGCTGTTGCGGCTCCCTCCCAGCCGTTACTGTGAATAATCTGTACAAATTTTATGATAAATAGGTTTAGTAATTATTGACAGATGAGCGTTCCAAGCTTCTCTATGGGCAAAACGAAAACACTGTGTATGCCTGGTGCAGTaaatgagggggcggagcatgacacacaatctctatggtgttctttgggtccctGAGTTATGCTCCGCCCACTCAGGTCCTGCTCTAGTCATAACTGTATcaattttgcctggagtgttcctttcaaTTGTTAAATCTTTTTGATCTAGTTCGTACACAAAATATAAgtattggtgtgtgtgtgtgtgtgtgtgtatatatatatatatatatatatatatatatatatatatataatctctcatgtgtataaaaattataagAAAAGATACATGCATggatcacgaaaaaaaaaaatattgcaaaaatcATGCCACAAACATAGAAgggggttctttactgtaagagcagttatgGTAAATTCACTCAAAGTTTAAAGGGCCTGGATTCTTTTGTAgtctttaataatatattacaagttCTCGTTACCCGATTACTGGAGATGGTCGTTAATCCGGGGGTTTATTCTGTATTGAGTATTTCTGGTTTGTACCCAGGGTTGGAGCAATGAGCCCCATAATATGTCAGGGGAGCTGGGAAGTTCACATCGCCGAAGGTGCTGGGTTTGTGGTGATTTCAACCCCTACCCCACTGCGTGAGACACTGATATACTATAGATCCTGTATAGCCTTGACATCAAAGAATATATTATTGTTGATTGAGGGGTTGATATTGTCTATTGGGGTTCAGGAACTTCAtccctattgatatcaatggctaCAAAACTCCACAAAGATGCGACCAATGGATCCAGACGAGCTTTAAAAAAACAATTGCCTTTTTTAATCGCTGCACCGTTACATTGCGGTTTTGAagtagcgtgtgaatataccctgaaaAAAATCTGCCAGAAGTAATCCAGGTGCTCCCTATAATGAAGCTGTTACCAGAGAGACCTTCTGTAAATATGGAGGAGGGCACAGATCTATTCCGACACAATGCAGCCagttattacaggaccgcgcctaTGGATGGTATTGGCCTTATCTCACATATTTACATTCAGTAAAAGACCTTCAGAATTTTCCCTTTCCTTACTAGTCCAAAAGAACAGCAGGATCATCCAACAAAGTCCAGTAAAGGGGACGTCCACCTATATTTATCTACTGAAATGTCACGTAGGCATGTCAGAAGGTAACATTGGAGTCCATGAGAAGGCTGAGATCACTTTGCCATCCTAGCTCTTGTTTCTGCCGTCTTCCAGGGAACCCCTGACCAGGTGCCAAGGAACACCAGGATATCCTGACCAGATGATAAGGAACCCTGGCCCGGTACCAAGGAAACCCTGACCAGGTGCCAAGGAAACCCTGATTAAGCGGCAAGGAACACCAGGAACCGTAACACAAGGAAACCCTGACCAGGTGCCAAGGAACATCGGGAACCCTGACCAGGTGCCAAGGAACATCGGGAACCCTGACCAGGTGCCAAGGAACATCGGGAACCCTGACCAGGCGCCAAGAAACATCGGGAACCCTGACCAGGCGCAAAGGAACATCGGGAACCCTGACCAGGCGCCAAGGAACATCGGGAACCCTGACCAGGCGCCAAGGAACATCGGGAACCCTGACCAGGCGCCAAGGAACATCGGGAACCCTGACCAGGCGCCAAGGAACATCGGGAACCCTGACCAGGCGCCAAGGAACATCGGGAACCCTGACCAGGCGCCAAGGAACATCGGGAACCCTGACCAGGCGCCAAGGAACATCGGGAACCCTGACCAGGCGCCAAGGAACATCGGGAACCCTGACCAGGCGCCAAGGAACAAAAGGAAACCCTGATTAGGTGCCAAGGAACACCGGGAAACCGGACTGTGTCAAGAAACATAGGGAAAGCCCTGATCAGTTGCCAAGGAGCACCGAGAAACCCCATATCAATTGTCAAATAACACAAGGAAACcctgaatacagtagcagcatactcaatgagattccaggaaatgtcatcttcacactgcagtatttttctgcacgtaaattgacctgcggtgcggattttaaaatctgcaagtcaatttatcttgtgtttccgaTTTGTGGACTGTATGCCTAGTGctgaggaaaatcgcaccaaattccGCAGTATGAAAACACGCCGAGaaacgcatcaaaacgtaaaaaaagcacgactaggtgcttttttttttcctgcaaattgCTGTGGTTTTGGTTCATATTTGCCGCAccaaaatacacaacgtgtgcaggtagccttaaagggtaactaaacgtttgacaaacttctgatatgtcatagtgacgtcagaagtttggattggtggggtccgagcactgagacccccaccaatcgctaaaacgaagcaacagaagtgctcgtgtgagcgctcagccgcttcgtgtctgttcggctttctccagaaagtcgatgtatcggaatacgggctcatagactttctattgagcccgtacaccgatacattggtTTCCAGAATAAACCGAATAgacacgaagcagcagaagtgctcgtgtgagcgctcacccAATtcgtttccgttcggctttctcCAGAAAgtcgatgtattggagtacgggctcatagattttctactgagcccgcacaccgctgcattgatttccggaaaaaagcCGAaccgaaacgaagcggctgagcgatcacacaagcacttctgcagcttcgttttagagattggtgggggtctcagtgctcggacccccaccaatcaaaacttctgacatgtcactatgatttaTATGTTGcacatttagttacactttaggaTTCTACAGTAAGTTGCACTTCTGGCAATTCCCCAATATACATCCATTTTAAGAATTTCACCGAAGATTGAACCCCTTTTAATGTAGCGGGGTGAAATGTCCGTACTCTCCATGTATAGACGTGGCTGCATGCTGGCTGGTACTGTTGCCGAGGCAACCGTACAGTGCCCAGCAAGTGTACAGAAGTCCTATTAGTTCGAATGAGACCAAAGCACGATACAAGCTGGACAACATCGGTCCACGTGGTCGCCCAGAAAAGGTCGCGTGTAGTCGACCGGAAACTAAGCGCTGTCCTTATGCGGCAGCCACTTCATACTATCGATCTACAAAGGTCACAACGTCTGtgatgaaacaacccctttaggcTACGTTCAGACGTCATGGATTTATACGGTGCAATACGGAAACCATAATGAAtggatttttagtgtaaaaatagcACTACACATGGCAGGGTGCAAGGAATtgtgggaattgtagttctacATTAGTAATCAGCTGTATGGAGAAGCTGCAGACTTACAGATTTAGAACTACAGTTACCAGCATGCCTTCCTCTGGCTGAGGAAATACAGATGCATAAGCACGGCAGATGCCATACGTTCCCATTAGAAGCAGCTAGTCTCAGAACGCCGCCCCTCCCTCCACATGCCGGGATCCTTCAGCGTCTTGCAAGCAGCTCTGTGATTGGCTCACAGCCCTCAATGTCTCACTGAACTCTGATTGGCTGACAGAGGTCACTAGATGagaagcagccaatcacagtgcagctgggCTGGACTCAGTGACAGGGATTGTGATACAGTGTACATCTTCAGAGTAGCTGCTGTGGGGAGCGGGTGAGTGCTGCTGGGcgggcgtgcgtgcgtgcgtgcggccGGCCGGCCGGCCGGGGTGGGCAACCAGGAACCCCCAGAACAGGGCACAGGGATAACAATGCAGATCTCAGGCTGTTCTATGAGCTCTTACGGTCCAGGGCATGCTGGGATATGTAGTTCCTGTGCTGGGCAGTGTGCTGACACTAGCAGATTTCTCTCTACCGTAGCTAATTTGGGAAATGGCATTATAATAGGGAATTGCTAGTTAAGCAATGCAGAGCACAAAGCACCTCCCGTCTATTGCAGATATTCCCGAgaatccgcagcagaaatccgGGACTGATACTTGTATTTCCGCCACGGATTTGCATTTCCATCTGCAGCGGATTCGCACGTGCATCAGCCGCATTCACTGCGGTGGAAAAACTACGGTGCGCATGggaagcgcaaaaaacacggaATACGATACGTATTTCGGCACAGAATCCACGTGCAAATTCCGTTGAGTGTTCctcctaaggccatgttcacacgagttttttttgcaggcacaaaATTCCATCTTAGATCCGCCTGCACTTCGTTTGCCGCGTTTATTGCAGCATTtttcgcggccattgagtgccgtgggcaaaaatggcagtgaaaaaagctttctctgcctcccattgatgtcaaagggaggtcagagacgtaaacgcccgaagaaagggcacgtcgcttctttttcccgcgtgaCTGTTTTTCAGCTCGCGGgtgaaaaccgcctcccattgaaatcaatgggaggcatttttggacatttttttggcgcgtttttcgactctgtttccgcgtcaaaaaaactctgtgtgaacagggcctaagtgtccCTACAACTTGATTCTTCTGCCCGATCTGAAATTGGGCGTGGAGAGGCGCAGCGTGCGAGCTGGGCAGTACAGTGACCAAAACAACCGTATGACGCCCAGAGGGACTCGTGCAGGGGTCCTAGTAATTACAATACGTTCCGTGCACGAGACTCCGGGCGTTGTACATCCGATCGGGCTGGAAATCAAATTGGAGAGACACTTTAAAAGGGGGGTTCTGACTTTAGAGACCAGTGGTTGCCAACTTGTGGCTCCCAAgatgagaaactacaactcccagcatgccctgacctcGGCCGGCTATAGGCAGGTATTCCCTCCTTGAAGCTTTTCGGAACATTTAATAATACTCTGGCGCCGGTATTTCTCCCTCATGACGCGTGTATTTGGTTGCCACCCAACCGGTGATAGACCAGACCGCCGATAACTGATCCCAGGAGGCGGGTGCCGGTATACAATATGCATGTCTCCCCCGCTTAGGGGGCTCTACCCTTACAGAGAACCCTGCGGCTCTTCACATTAACCCCCTCACTGCCCAAAACCCCCAGAGATGTTGGCATTTCAGTATCTGGGAAGCTGCAATTAAGGGGGTATTCCAGATACTGCACTAGATAGGTGATCACTAatagatcggtgagggtccgaccactgggaatcAAATCGATCGCCAAAATGGGGCTTCCGTGTTGTCAATTCCTTGCAGCCAGGAGGAAATTTCCGTCCGTGCCATAGTATtggaatggagcggcagggcgaatgctcgaccaccgctacaTTCAACTCCACCTGGCAGCGGGCTGGGGGGAGCGGGGTACACGGCACCCCTGTTCTGGTGACGATAGGggtcgcaaatttttttttaagtggttttttcCTTTGGGCTtctctataaggccttattcacacgagtgtcTGCGTTTTGCGctcgttgcagttgcgtgtgtcatcagtatgtgctgcgtgattttcacgcatacgcCATCCttctgacacgcggttttgaagtttagaaaaagaaatgaagcaagtggttttattttttccttcatttctttatctactgttgcgcgaatcacgtgcgacacacggaagtgcttccgtgtgccgcgcacgattttcacgcacccattgacgtcaatgggtgcgtgatgcacgtaaaacgcccaagtataggacatgtcgtgcgttttacgcagcggacacacgctgcgtgaaaatcacggactgtctgaacggccccattga belongs to Rhinoderma darwinii isolate aRhiDar2 chromosome 8, aRhiDar2.hap1, whole genome shotgun sequence and includes:
- the LOC142659861 gene encoding uncharacterized protein LOC142659861 produces the protein MELEKDLQMNENMHNRDSKKVEMCEQVDLADYSDAQNDSIETSSSDTNEPPESVEDNNGEIRHVCSLCGKTFKQIGHLNRHKKNHNLKNFLKCLECSKSFRDQRALEVHHRVHTGEKPYRCPECEKTFVNQSHLAAHKRSHTGVKPYTCPVCDQSFTYSSTSKRHQQTHSGDRPHKCTECPKAFSRKTHLERHLMIHTGDKPYKCVKCGKRFNRKSTLDTHYRVHSKKRPQADPECSDSTDNSDDW